From Nguyenibacter vanlangensis, one genomic window encodes:
- the bioD gene encoding dethiobiotin synthase has product MTARKHQLAARFGAATEYDGAARIQHLVAARLAERIAAGAPPPARILELGCGTGFLGAHLRRLFPDADLTVTDLAPEMVARARQRLGEDGKTRFLTLDAEDPAAAGSGYDLICSSLSMQWFADRATTLARLAALLAPGGMMGFSTLCAGSFAEWRAVHQAAGVPCATPAYPDTATLQADWPWPGQGRWQTETVIDRPASPLAFLRELRQIGASLPQDGARPLGAGTMRRLLAALDARGASQGAPVMTYRIGYGMFRAPPQKGVFVTGTDTGVGKTLVSACLVRAWGARYWKPLQTGIAEETADADTLAALGACAPAAIHPAFATLAAPLSPLDAAELAGTPLDVSGIALPPPADPRPLVVEGAGGVMVPVTADCMMIDLIARFALPVILVARSGLGTINHTLLTLQALRERGIAVAGIVLNGPPSAAARRAVTQFGHTRILAEFPHLDRIGPEQVETLARTLPDFATIWRTRD; this is encoded by the coding sequence ATGACGGCACGCAAGCACCAGCTCGCCGCCCGCTTCGGCGCGGCCACCGAATATGACGGCGCGGCACGCATCCAGCACCTGGTCGCCGCCCGCCTGGCCGAACGCATCGCCGCCGGCGCCCCCCCGCCGGCCCGCATCCTCGAACTCGGCTGCGGCACCGGCTTTCTCGGCGCCCATCTGCGCCGCCTGTTCCCCGACGCGGACCTCACCGTCACCGACCTGGCGCCCGAAATGGTCGCCCGCGCCCGCCAAAGGCTGGGCGAGGACGGCAAGACCCGGTTCCTGACCCTGGACGCCGAAGACCCGGCCGCCGCCGGCAGCGGCTATGATCTGATCTGCTCCAGCCTGTCCATGCAGTGGTTCGCCGACCGCGCGACTACCCTGGCACGGCTGGCCGCCCTGCTGGCGCCCGGCGGCATGATGGGGTTTTCCACCCTCTGCGCCGGCAGCTTCGCCGAATGGCGCGCCGTGCACCAGGCCGCCGGCGTACCCTGCGCCACCCCGGCCTATCCCGATACCGCCACCCTGCAGGCGGACTGGCCCTGGCCGGGGCAGGGCAGGTGGCAGACCGAAACCGTCATCGACCGGCCGGCGTCACCGCTGGCTTTCCTGCGCGAACTGCGCCAGATCGGCGCCTCCCTGCCACAGGACGGCGCCCGGCCGCTGGGTGCCGGCACCATGCGCCGCCTGCTGGCCGCGCTGGATGCCCGAGGCGCTTCCCAGGGCGCGCCTGTCATGACATATCGGATCGGCTACGGCATGTTCCGCGCGCCGCCGCAAAAGGGGGTGTTCGTCACCGGCACCGATACCGGGGTCGGCAAGACCCTGGTCTCGGCCTGCCTCGTCCGCGCCTGGGGCGCCCGCTACTGGAAGCCCCTGCAGACCGGCATCGCCGAAGAGACCGCCGACGCCGACACGCTCGCGGCGCTCGGCGCCTGCGCGCCCGCCGCCATCCATCCCGCCTTCGCCACGCTGGCCGCCCCGCTCTCGCCCCTCGACGCGGCCGAACTGGCCGGCACGCCGCTCGACGTCTCCGGCATCGCCTTGCCTCCGCCCGCCGATCCCCGCCCCCTGGTGGTCGAAGGGGCAGGGGGCGTCATGGTCCCCGTCACGGCGGACTGCATGATGATCGACCTGATCGCCCGCTTCGCCCTGCCGGTCATCCTGGTCGCGCGCAGCGGGCTCGGCACGATCAACCACACGCTGCTGACCTTGCAGGCCCTGCGCGAACGCGGCATCGCCGTGGCCGGAATCGTGCTCAACGGCCCGCCCTCCGCC
- a CDS encoding alpha/beta fold hydrolase, which translates to MTTPVPAPSERPGLLLVHGWGFTPDFWNPVLDRLDHPDPVTLDFGFFGPDSLAARPTRPFVAVGHSLGTLWLLLHRSQARIGPRAAPGAGPCVGIVLLNGFARFGAAPDYPAGVAPRIIDRMAHGLDSNPDDVVATFRARAGITTPAPAPARADRLAHALRLLRDADARTTLPPDGMATLRILAGRQDPIVPPDMTTASFPAPLPVDWVEDGGHLLPLTHPARCAALIADLLAAIPPARGADPAKDHP; encoded by the coding sequence ATGACGACGCCGGTTCCCGCCCCCTCCGAACGCCCCGGCCTGCTGCTGGTCCATGGCTGGGGATTCACCCCGGATTTCTGGAACCCGGTCCTGGACCGGCTGGACCATCCGGATCCCGTCACGCTCGATTTCGGCTTCTTCGGGCCGGACTCGCTCGCCGCGCGCCCAACCCGCCCCTTCGTCGCGGTCGGCCATTCGCTCGGCACGCTCTGGCTGCTGCTGCACCGCTCGCAGGCCCGCATCGGCCCCCGGGCCGCCCCCGGCGCCGGTCCCTGCGTGGGAATAGTGTTGCTCAACGGCTTCGCCCGGTTCGGCGCCGCCCCCGACTATCCGGCGGGCGTCGCCCCCCGCATCATCGACCGCATGGCGCACGGACTGGACAGCAACCCCGACGACGTCGTCGCCACGTTCCGCGCCCGCGCCGGCATCACCACCCCGGCACCCGCCCCGGCCCGGGCCGACCGGCTGGCCCACGCCCTGCGCCTGCTGCGCGACGCCGACGCCCGGACGACTCTCCCGCCGGACGGAATGGCGACCCTGCGCATCCTCGCCGGCCGGCAGGACCCGATCGTCCCGCCCGACATGACCACCGCCAGCTTCCCCGCCCCGCTTCCCGTCGATTGGGTCGAGGATGGCGGCCACCTCCTGCCGCTGACCCATCCGGCACGCTGCGCCGCCCTCATCGCGGACCTGCTGGCCGCGATACCGCCGGCTCGGGGCGCCGATCCCGCGAAAGATCACCCATGA
- a CDS encoding 8-amino-7-oxononanoate synthase: MTRFDPYFQSALDALSRQHLRRDLAPLAHHGPAIVRRDGAELLNFSSNDYLGLSRHPILRERAIDWTRRFGTGSGASRLVTGTTDQHRLVEEKLARFKGTEAALLFASGWQANAAVLPSLFRLSREQAGAPALVFTDRLNHASMHHGCQAAGVRQIRFAHNDLDHLDQLLTQRRGQAGLRFIVTESVFSMDGDRADIAGLRALADRHDAFLYLDEAHATGVLGPQGRGLSAQSASIPSASIQSGPHPSGGADLAMGTFSKAMGSFGAYVAGSRALCDWLVSTCSGFIYTTALPPGLLGAIDAALDLVPTMDAARAHLSAISDRVRAGIAALGWDTGASTTQIVPVIVGPADRTLQLARTLTDHGILGSAIRPPTVPAGTARIRLALSAAHDDSMIDRLLRALAAGTGPA, from the coding sequence ATGACCCGTTTCGATCCCTATTTCCAGTCGGCGCTCGATGCCTTGTCCCGGCAGCATCTCCGGCGCGACCTGGCGCCGCTCGCCCATCACGGCCCGGCCATCGTCCGGCGCGACGGCGCGGAATTGCTGAATTTCTCCTCCAACGACTATCTCGGCCTGTCCCGCCATCCCATCTTGCGGGAGCGCGCCATCGACTGGACCCGCCGTTTCGGCACCGGCAGCGGCGCCTCGCGCCTGGTCACCGGCACCACCGACCAGCATCGCCTGGTCGAGGAAAAGCTCGCCCGCTTCAAGGGGACCGAGGCCGCGCTCCTCTTCGCCTCGGGCTGGCAGGCCAACGCCGCCGTGCTGCCGTCGCTGTTCCGCCTGTCGCGCGAACAGGCGGGCGCCCCCGCGCTGGTCTTCACCGACCGCCTCAACCATGCCAGCATGCACCATGGCTGCCAGGCCGCCGGCGTCCGGCAGATCCGCTTCGCCCATAACGATCTCGACCATCTCGATCAGCTTCTGACCCAGCGCCGGGGTCAGGCCGGCCTGCGCTTCATCGTCACCGAAAGCGTCTTCAGCATGGATGGCGACCGCGCCGACATCGCCGGCCTGCGCGCCCTGGCCGACCGCCACGACGCCTTCCTCTATCTCGACGAAGCCCACGCCACCGGCGTGCTGGGGCCGCAGGGCAGGGGCCTGTCCGCCCAAAGTGCGAGTATCCCGAGCGCGAGTATCCAGAGCGGCCCCCACCCATCCGGCGGGGCCGATCTCGCCATGGGCACGTTCAGCAAGGCGATGGGCAGCTTCGGGGCCTATGTCGCGGGCTCGCGCGCCCTGTGCGACTGGCTGGTCAGCACCTGCTCCGGCTTCATCTACACCACCGCGCTGCCGCCCGGCCTGCTGGGCGCGATCGACGCGGCACTCGACCTGGTGCCCACCATGGACGCGGCCCGCGCCCATTTGTCCGCGATCTCCGACCGGGTCCGCGCCGGCATCGCCGCCCTGGGCTGGGACACCGGCGCCTCGACCACCCAGATCGTCCCGGTCATCGTCGGCCCCGCCGACCGCACGCTGCAACTCGCCCGCACCCTCACCGACCACGGCATCCTCGGCAGCGCCATCCGCCCGCCGACCGTCCCCGCCGGCACCGCCCGCATCCGCCTCGCCCTCAGCGCGGCGCATGATGATTCGATGATCGACCGCCTGCTGCGGGCGCTCGCGGCGGGAACCGGGCCGGCATGA
- a CDS encoding adenosylmethionine--8-amino-7-oxononanoate transaminase → MSGPDWLGAGLPHIWLPYTQMRTVSPPLPTVATEGCRIRLADGRELVDGIASWWTACHGYNHPHIRQAAMAQLARMPHVMFGGLVHEPALRLARRLSDLLPGDLERVFFTDSGSVAVEVAIKMAVQYWLNRGVRGRSRLVAFRGGYHGDTLATMAVCDPEEGMHSLFAGVLPEHFIADLPRDDASRDALERLMAREAGQVAAILVEPLVQGAGGMLFHDAASLRFLRDLADRHGVLLILDEVFTGFGRTGSLFACEQAGIVPDIITLSKALSGGTVPLAATVARRHVFAAFLSDDPLHALMHGPTFMANPLACACANASLDLFAGEPRLEQVAAIGAQMRAELEPCRHLPGVRDVRVMGAIGVVELERIGDMNRLKARLVEQGVWVRPFRTIVYLTPSFTITPGELAKLTGAIRTVLADPP, encoded by the coding sequence ATGAGCGGACCGGACTGGCTGGGGGCCGGGCTGCCCCATATCTGGCTGCCTTATACCCAGATGCGCACCGTATCGCCGCCGCTGCCGACGGTGGCGACCGAGGGGTGCCGCATCCGGCTGGCCGATGGGCGGGAACTGGTCGACGGCATCGCGTCGTGGTGGACGGCCTGCCACGGCTATAACCATCCGCATATCCGCCAGGCGGCGATGGCGCAGTTGGCGCGCATGCCGCACGTGATGTTCGGCGGGCTGGTGCACGAGCCGGCGCTGCGCCTGGCGCGGCGGCTGTCCGACCTGCTGCCGGGCGACCTGGAGCGGGTGTTCTTTACCGATTCGGGGTCGGTCGCGGTCGAGGTCGCGATCAAGATGGCGGTGCAGTACTGGCTGAATCGCGGCGTGCGCGGGCGGAGCCGGCTGGTGGCGTTTCGCGGCGGGTATCATGGCGACACGCTGGCGACCATGGCGGTATGCGACCCCGAGGAAGGGATGCACAGCCTGTTCGCCGGCGTGCTGCCCGAACATTTCATTGCCGACCTGCCGCGGGACGACGCGTCGCGCGACGCGCTGGAGCGGCTGATGGCGCGCGAGGCGGGACAGGTGGCGGCGATTCTGGTCGAGCCGCTGGTGCAGGGGGCCGGCGGCATGCTGTTCCATGACGCGGCGAGCCTGCGTTTCCTGCGCGACCTGGCGGACCGGCATGGGGTACTGCTGATCCTGGACGAGGTCTTTACCGGGTTCGGGCGGACCGGCAGCCTGTTCGCCTGCGAGCAGGCCGGGATCGTCCCCGACATCATCACCTTGTCCAAGGCGCTGTCGGGCGGCACGGTGCCGCTGGCCGCCACCGTGGCGCGGCGGCATGTCTTCGCGGCCTTCCTGTCGGATGATCCGTTGCATGCGCTGATGCATGGGCCGACCTTCATGGCCAATCCGCTGGCCTGCGCCTGTGCCAATGCGTCGCTGGACCTGTTTGCCGGCGAGCCCCGGCTGGAACAGGTCGCGGCGATCGGCGCGCAGATGCGCGCGGAGCTGGAGCCGTGCCGCCACCTGCCTGGCGTGCGCGACGTGCGCGTCATGGGCGCGATCGGCGTGGTGGAGCTGGAACGGATCGGCGACATGAACCGGCTGAAGGCCCGGCTGGTCGAGCAGGGCGTCTGGGTCAGGCCGTTCCGGACCATCGTCTATCTGACGCCGTCCTTTACCATCACGCCCGGCGAGCTGGCGAAGCTGACCGGGGCGATCAGGACCGTGCTGGCCGATCCGCCGTGA
- a CDS encoding DUF4167 domain-containing protein has translation MNMKRMRGRHHRSGGSNGGGGSTRQHNGQIPLNRNHVFDSNGPDLRIRGTAQQLFEKYLQLGRDASGSGDRVMAEAYFQHAEHYFRILNAMTQAAQQSQQERQERQDRQPRHRANAVETDEGDPADPAATDDPPVDKDKPDIQFAPAEI, from the coding sequence ATGAATATGAAACGCATGCGGGGCCGGCACCATCGCTCTGGCGGCAGCAACGGCGGCGGCGGCAGTACGCGCCAGCATAACGGCCAGATCCCTCTCAACCGGAACCATGTCTTCGACAGTAACGGTCCGGATCTGCGCATCCGCGGCACCGCGCAGCAGCTATTCGAGAAATATCTTCAGCTCGGCCGCGACGCCAGCGGCTCCGGCGACCGCGTGATGGCCGAGGCTTATTTCCAGCACGCCGAACATTATTTCCGCATTCTTAACGCCATGACCCAGGCGGCGCAGCAATCGCAGCAGGAACGCCAGGAGCGTCAGGACCGCCAGCCCCGCCACCGCGCCAACGCGGTCGAAACCGATGAAGGCGATCCGGCTGACCCCGCCGCCACGGACGACCCGCCGGTCGACAAGGACAAACCCGACATCCAGTTCGCCCCAGCGGAGATCTGA
- the prmC gene encoding peptide chain release factor N(5)-glutamine methyltransferase → MKINDPASPASPEAPATPAESSQSLSSLALPTVLAEATTRLAGAGIDTPRREARLLMAHVLGTDLAGLLARGALDAAEHAAFGAALARRVAHEPMAYITGHAGFWSLDLETSPATLIPRADSETLIEALLAQRPDRAAVRTILDLGTGTGCLLLAALGEYPGAWGVGVDLAPAAAALAARNARRTGLAGRCAMLAADWAAPLQGRFDVVFSNPPYIPRGDLAGLMRDVRDHEPMRALDGGPDGLDAYRHLTFLLPSLLAPGGIAIFEVGIGQDRDMPALARAAGLDIAAIRTDLGGIPRAVLMQRATA, encoded by the coding sequence ATGAAGATCAACGATCCGGCATCGCCCGCATCGCCTGAAGCACCCGCGACACCGGCCGAATCGTCCCAGTCGCTATCGTCTTTGGCGCTTCCCACGGTGCTGGCCGAAGCCACCACGCGGCTGGCCGGGGCAGGGATCGACACCCCCCGGCGCGAGGCCCGGCTGCTCATGGCCCATGTCCTGGGCACCGACCTGGCCGGCCTGCTGGCGCGGGGCGCGCTCGACGCCGCCGAGCATGCGGCCTTCGGCGCGGCGCTCGCCCGCCGCGTGGCGCATGAACCCATGGCCTACATCACCGGCCATGCCGGATTCTGGTCGCTGGACCTGGAAACCTCGCCCGCCACGCTGATCCCCCGCGCCGACAGCGAAACGCTGATCGAGGCCCTGCTGGCCCAGCGGCCGGACCGCGCCGCCGTGCGCACCATCCTGGATCTGGGCACCGGCACGGGCTGCCTGCTGCTCGCCGCCCTCGGCGAATATCCCGGCGCCTGGGGCGTCGGGGTGGACCTCGCCCCGGCGGCGGCGGCGCTCGCCGCGCGCAACGCCCGGCGCACCGGGCTCGCGGGGCGCTGCGCCATGCTCGCCGCCGACTGGGCCGCGCCGCTCCAGGGGCGCTTCGACGTCGTCTTCAGCAACCCGCCCTACATCCCCAGGGGCGACCTGGCCGGCCTGATGCGCGATGTCCGCGATCACGAACCCATGCGCGCGCTCGATGGCGGACCGGACGGACTCGATGCCTACCGCCATCTCACCTTCCTGCTGCCGTCGCTGCTGGCCCCCGGCGGAATTGCGATCTTCGAAGTCGGAATCGGCCAGGATCGCGATATGCCCGCCCTCGCGCGCGCAGCGGGCCTTGACATCGCCGCGATCCGCACCGATCTCGGGGGCATCCCACGCGCCGTCCTGATGCAACGCGCTACGGCCTGA
- the prfA gene encoding peptide chain release factor 1, giving the protein MELDDRLDRIAARSEELQAMLSQGLAQGLDGEAFSKASREYAELEPIVARIGELRQAEREERQSQALLADPDLRELAQAELDALRARIPALRQDIRIAMLPRDEADERSAILEIRPAAGGDEAALFAAELFDAYRRYAALRGWRFEVMEFDESELGGLRSGIANITGRGVFARLKYESGVHRVQRVPATESQGRIHTSTITVAVLPEADEVDVQVNDDDLRIDVFRASGAGGQHVNKTESAVRITHLPTGLVVAMQEEKSQHKNRAKAMKILMARLYERERAAAHASRAADRKSQVGTGDRSERIRTYNFPQGRVTDHRINLTAYKIDRVMQGELDEFVDALIQDDQASLLATEGI; this is encoded by the coding sequence ATGGAACTCGACGACAGGCTGGACCGGATCGCCGCCCGGTCCGAGGAACTGCAGGCCATGCTGTCCCAGGGCCTGGCCCAGGGCCTCGACGGCGAGGCCTTCAGCAAGGCCTCGCGCGAATATGCCGAACTCGAACCGATCGTCGCGCGCATCGGCGAACTGCGCCAGGCCGAACGCGAGGAACGCCAGTCCCAGGCCCTGCTGGCCGACCCCGACCTGCGCGAACTGGCCCAGGCCGAACTCGACGCCCTGCGCGCGCGCATCCCCGCGCTGCGCCAGGACATCCGCATCGCCATGCTCCCCAGGGATGAGGCCGACGAACGCAGCGCGATCCTCGAAATCCGGCCCGCCGCCGGCGGGGACGAGGCCGCCCTGTTCGCCGCCGAACTGTTCGACGCCTATCGCCGCTATGCCGCCCTGCGCGGCTGGCGGTTCGAGGTGATGGAATTCGACGAATCCGAATTGGGCGGCCTGCGCTCGGGCATCGCCAACATCACCGGGCGCGGCGTGTTCGCGCGGCTGAAATACGAATCGGGCGTGCACCGTGTCCAGCGCGTCCCCGCCACCGAAAGCCAGGGCCGCATCCACACCTCGACGATCACCGTCGCCGTCCTGCCCGAAGCCGACGAGGTGGACGTCCAGGTCAATGACGACGACCTGCGCATCGACGTCTTCCGCGCCTCGGGCGCCGGCGGCCAGCACGTCAACAAGACCGAGAGCGCAGTGCGCATCACCCACCTGCCCACCGGCCTGGTGGTCGCGATGCAGGAGGAAAAGAGCCAGCACAAGAACCGCGCCAAGGCGATGAAGATCCTGATGGCGCGGCTTTATGAGCGCGAGCGCGCCGCCGCCCACGCCTCCCGCGCCGCCGACCGCAAGTCGCAGGTCGGCACCGGCGACCGCTCCGAACGCATCCGCACCTACAATTTCCCCCAGGGCCGGGTAACCGACCACCGGATCAACCTCACGGCCTACAAGATCGACCGCGTCATGCAGGGCGAACTCGACGAATTCGTCGACGCGCTGATCCAGGACGACCAGGCCAGCCTGCTGGCCACCGAGGGAATATAG
- the hisS gene encoding histidine--tRNA ligase yields the protein MSSLQPVRGTHDLIGEAQLRHAHVVQTARRIAGLYGFDEWTTPIFEDTRVFSRSLGDTSDVVSKEMYTFEDRGGESLTLRPEGTAAICRALVTNGLTQSLPQKVFYAGPMFRYERPQKGRYRQFHQVGAELIGAAEPLADAETIAMGRDILAALGIAGDTVLELNTLGDAESRAAWRAALIAYFTDLRDQLSEDSLARLERNPLRILDSKAPQDRALVADAPRIGAYLTESARAFWDGLRSALDVLGVPFRENPGIVRGLDYYGHTAFEFVTERLGAQGTVLAGGRYDGLVAEMGGPRTPAIGWAGGIERLAMLLDATPAAPRPVAVVPLGEGASATALLLLQSLRARGVRAEIAYRGNAKRRMERANRIGATHAILIGEDEVARGVAQVKALDDGTQAELALDAVAPYLAGRDG from the coding sequence GTGAGCAGCTTGCAACCCGTCCGTGGCACCCATGACCTGATCGGCGAGGCCCAGCTTCGCCACGCCCATGTGGTCCAGACCGCGCGCCGGATCGCCGGGCTGTACGGGTTCGACGAATGGACGACCCCGATCTTCGAGGATACGCGCGTCTTCTCCCGCTCGCTGGGCGACACCTCCGACGTGGTGTCGAAGGAGATGTACACCTTCGAGGACCGCGGCGGCGAATCGCTCACCCTGCGGCCCGAGGGCACCGCCGCCATCTGCCGTGCCCTGGTCACCAACGGCCTGACCCAGTCCCTGCCGCAGAAAGTGTTCTATGCCGGCCCGATGTTCCGCTACGAACGGCCGCAGAAGGGGCGCTACCGCCAGTTCCACCAGGTCGGCGCGGAGCTGATCGGCGCCGCCGAACCCCTGGCGGACGCCGAGACGATCGCCATGGGCCGCGACATCCTCGCCGCCCTGGGCATCGCCGGCGACACGGTGCTGGAACTCAACACGCTGGGCGACGCCGAAAGCCGCGCCGCCTGGCGGGCCGCCCTCATCGCCTATTTCACCGACCTGCGCGACCAGTTGTCCGAGGACAGCCTGGCCCGGCTCGAACGCAACCCGCTGCGCATCCTCGACAGCAAGGCGCCGCAGGACCGCGCCCTGGTCGCCGACGCGCCGCGGATCGGCGCCTACCTGACCGAATCCGCCCGCGCCTTCTGGGACGGGCTGCGCTCCGCGCTGGACGTGCTGGGCGTGCCCTTCCGCGAGAATCCGGGCATCGTGCGCGGCCTCGATTATTACGGCCACACCGCCTTCGAATTCGTCACCGAGCGTCTCGGGGCCCAGGGCACCGTGCTGGCCGGCGGCCGCTATGACGGGCTGGTGGCCGAAATGGGCGGCCCGCGCACCCCGGCCATCGGCTGGGCGGGCGGCATCGAACGGCTCGCCATGCTGCTGGACGCCACCCCGGCGGCACCGCGCCCCGTCGCGGTGGTCCCGTTGGGCGAGGGCGCGTCGGCCACCGCGCTGCTGCTGCTGCAATCCCTGCGCGCCCGGGGCGTCCGGGCCGAAATCGCCTATCGCGGCAACGCCAAGCGGCGGATGGAACGCGCCAACCGCATCGGCGCCACCCATGCCATCCTGATCGGCGAGGACGAGGTCGCGCGCGGCGTGGCGCAGGTCAAGGCGCTCGATGACGGCACCCAGGCCGAACTCGCCCTGGACGCCGTCGCGCCCTACCTGGCCGGGCGGGACGGCTGA
- the ispG gene encoding flavodoxin-dependent (E)-4-hydroxy-3-methylbut-2-enyl-diphosphate synthase, which translates to MSSYRPYQYIERRKSRQIHVGKVPVGGDAPISVQTMTNTLTTDAAATIAQIRRAELAGVDIVRVSCPDEESTAALAEIVREVNVPIVADIHFHYKRAIEAAQAGAACLRINPGNIGSAERVREVVNAAKDHNCSIRIGVNAGSLERHLLEKYGEPNPDALVESALEHAKILQDHDFHEFKISVKASDVFLAVAAYQQLAEICDHPLHIGITEAGSKRAGTVKSSIGLGNLLWAGVGDTMRVSLSAEPEEEVLVGWDILKSLGLRHRGVKIISCPSCARQGFNVIQTVQTLEERLAHIQTPLTLSIIGCVVNGPGEALMTDIGLTGGGSGRHMVYSAGRQDHTIAADSMIDHIVDLVEQKAELIRAEEEAAKAEAESALAPAR; encoded by the coding sequence ATGAGCAGCTATCGTCCGTACCAATATATCGAACGCCGCAAGTCGCGGCAGATCCATGTCGGCAAGGTTCCGGTCGGCGGCGACGCGCCCATCTCGGTGCAGACCATGACCAACACCCTGACCACGGACGCGGCGGCGACCATCGCGCAGATCCGCCGCGCCGAACTGGCCGGCGTCGACATCGTCCGCGTCTCCTGCCCCGACGAGGAAAGCACCGCCGCCCTGGCCGAGATCGTGCGCGAGGTCAACGTGCCGATCGTCGCCGACATCCATTTCCACTACAAGCGGGCGATCGAGGCCGCCCAGGCCGGCGCCGCCTGCCTGCGCATCAATCCCGGCAATATCGGCAGCGCCGAACGCGTGCGTGAGGTCGTGAACGCCGCCAAAGACCATAATTGCTCGATCCGCATCGGCGTGAATGCCGGCTCGCTGGAACGGCACCTGCTGGAAAAATACGGCGAGCCCAACCCCGACGCGCTGGTCGAAAGCGCCCTCGAACACGCCAAAATCCTGCAGGATCACGATTTCCACGAATTCAAGATCAGCGTGAAGGCCTCCGACGTCTTCCTCGCCGTCGCCGCTTACCAGCAACTGGCCGAAATCTGCGACCACCCGCTGCATATCGGCATCACCGAGGCCGGGTCCAAGCGCGCCGGCACCGTCAAATCCTCGATCGGCCTGGGCAACCTGCTGTGGGCCGGCGTGGGCGACACGATGCGCGTCTCCCTCTCGGCCGAGCCCGAGGAAGAAGTGCTGGTCGGCTGGGACATCCTCAAATCGCTGGGCCTGCGCCATCGCGGGGTCAAGATCATCTCCTGCCCGTCCTGCGCGCGCCAGGGCTTCAACGTGATCCAGACCGTCCAGACGCTGGAAGAACGCCTGGCTCATATCCAGACTCCGCTGACCCTGTCGATCATCGGCTGCGTCGTCAACGGCCCCGGCGAGGCGCTGATGACCGATATCGGGCTGACCGGCGGCGGTTCGGGCCGCCACATGGTCTATTCCGCCGGCCGGCAGGACCACACCATTGCCGCCGACTCGATGATCGACCATATCGTCGACCTGGTCGAGCAGAAGGCCGAGCTGATCCGCGCCGAGGAAGAGGCCGCCAAGGCCGAGGCCGAATCCGCCCTGGCCCCGGCCCGATAG
- a CDS encoding RodZ domain-containing protein codes for MSEGAAASSPAGASRPAEPPGGVGPTLRARREQLGWALPDVATWLRIRLPTLEALEEGRVQDLPGNVYAIGFLRTYAQALGLDAESLAARFKSETRGSIDTKPELSFPEPVPERTMPAGVMALLGGVVIVIAYIGWYRMTDVQPPPQPVPSVSSAIPGLVRQGTTSPQVASVLPPERPTAPPQPLSSAEKSAITADDMPAAPATPAAQPSPPPALPTPVQPAPAIPATPAPGATDAATPAPPTAATPTTTPTTIPGPDLAGPSLAPPPVPGQITLTATARTWVRLRQAAGPVLYEHVLQPGDSWSIPPDKANVLLTVGNAGGLVLTMDGITTPPLGRPGAVRHNLVLSPDAIRNGSIAAPAPAGDPTAGAPTAATATTPPATIPH; via the coding sequence GTGAGCGAGGGCGCCGCCGCCTCATCCCCGGCCGGCGCGTCCCGCCCGGCCGAACCGCCCGGCGGCGTCGGCCCCACCCTGCGCGCCCGCCGCGAACAGCTCGGCTGGGCGCTGCCGGACGTCGCCACCTGGCTGCGCATCCGCCTGCCGACCCTCGAAGCGCTGGAGGAGGGCCGCGTCCAGGACCTGCCGGGCAATGTCTACGCGATCGGCTTCCTGCGCACCTACGCCCAGGCATTGGGCCTGGACGCCGAATCCCTGGCCGCCCGCTTCAAGTCCGAGACCAGGGGCAGCATCGACACCAAGCCCGAACTCTCCTTTCCCGAACCGGTGCCCGAACGCACCATGCCCGCCGGCGTCATGGCGCTGCTCGGCGGGGTGGTGATCGTCATCGCCTATATCGGCTGGTACCGCATGACGGACGTCCAGCCGCCGCCGCAGCCCGTCCCGTCCGTGTCATCGGCCATTCCCGGCCTGGTCCGCCAGGGGACGACCTCCCCGCAGGTCGCCTCCGTCCTGCCGCCGGAACGGCCCACCGCCCCGCCGCAGCCGCTGTCCAGCGCCGAGAAATCCGCGATCACCGCCGACGACATGCCCGCCGCGCCGGCCACGCCCGCCGCGCAGCCATCCCCGCCGCCCGCCTTGCCCACGCCCGTCCAGCCCGCACCCGCGATACCGGCCACGCCGGCGCCCGGCGCCACCGACGCAGCCACGCCCGCCCCGCCAACCGCCGCAACGCCCACTACAACGCCCACCACAATACCTGGCCCCGACCTCGCCGGACCGAGCCTCGCGCCGCCGCCCGTGCCCGGCCAGATCACGCTCACCGCCACGGCCCGCACCTGGGTCCGCCTGCGGCAGGCGGCCGGCCCTGTCCTCTACGAACATGTCCTCCAGCCGGGCGACAGTTGGTCGATCCCGCCGGACAAGGCGAACGTCCTGCTGACCGTCGGCAATGCCGGCGGCCTGGTCCTGACCATGGACGGAATCACCACGCCGCCGCTGGGCCGCCCCGGCGCGGTGCGGCACAATCTCGTCCTCTCGCCCGACGCCATCCGCAACGGCAGCATCGCCGCGCCCGCGCCGGCCGGCGACCCGACAGCCGGCGCGCCAACAGCCGCCACTGCCACCACCCCGCCGGCGACCATCCCGCATTAG